The Niastella koreensis GR20-10 genome includes a window with the following:
- a CDS encoding DinB family protein, translating to MAPVKQTEVWLRGALPGFPALVQPVAHALLQAKEEIHNRMDNFPEALLWEHPSGVASPGFHLKHMAGVLDRLFTYAAGQPLSPTQLDYLKAEEIHEEQDTVTYLLVKLDTQINAALDALKAIDETTLTQFRGVGRQQLPSTVSGLLFHAAEHTMRHTGQLLVTAQILRNKLRAGL from the coding sequence ATGGCACCCGTAAAACAAACCGAAGTATGGCTTCGTGGCGCGTTACCCGGCTTTCCTGCATTGGTGCAGCCGGTAGCGCATGCTTTATTACAGGCAAAGGAGGAGATCCATAACAGGATGGATAATTTCCCCGAAGCCCTGCTTTGGGAACATCCTTCAGGGGTAGCCTCACCCGGCTTTCATTTAAAGCATATGGCGGGTGTGCTTGACCGGTTATTCACCTATGCCGCGGGCCAGCCGCTTTCGCCCACGCAACTGGATTATTTAAAAGCAGAAGAAATACACGAAGAACAGGATACAGTAACTTATCTGCTTGTTAAACTGGATACACAAATAAATGCTGCGCTGGATGCCCTGAAGGCCATCGATGAAACCACGCTCACGCAATTCAGAGGCGTTGGCCGCCAGCAATTGCCTTCCACTGTATCAGGGCTGCTTTTTCATGCCGCTGAACATACCATGCGTCATACGGGGCAGTTACTGGTAACGGCTCAGATACTGCGCAATAAACTCAGGGCAGGGCTTTAA
- a CDS encoding 2-oxoacid:acceptor oxidoreductase subunit alpha, translating to MIRKEQVLQDVVIKFAGDSGDGMQLTGTQFTNNTALLGIDLATFPDFPAEIRAPQGTLPGVSGYQLRFSSDRVFTPGDECDVLVAMNAAALKSNLKALKKGGKIIANTDGFDIKNLRLANYPDGINPLEDGSLGNYEVIKMDVTKMTREALKEITMGTKEKDRAKNMFVLGFLYWMYNRDMDNTIQFLKDKFGKKPEILESNIKVLQAGYNFGDTTETFTTRYKVEKARMDTGEYRSIMGNQAVAYGLIAASQKSGLPLFLGTYPITPASDILHELSRHKGFGIKTFQAEDEIAGISAAIGAAYGGNLGVTTTSGPGMALKGEAMGLAVMLEIPLVICDIQRGGPSTGLPTKTEQSDLLQAYYGRNGECPMPIVSASTPSDCFDAVYEAVRIAVQHMTPVIFLSDGYIANGAEPWRFPKSAELAPITVKFKTELGHGEEKFQPYLRDEKLVRPWAIPGVPGLEHRIGGLEKQNNTGNVSYDPENHQLMVKIRQEKVDKIADYIPEQTLDSGPESGKILVLGWGSTYGAIKSAVAELQQQGYAVSHAHLRYVRPFPKNLGAILKNFEQVLIPEINNGQLIKIIRDQYFVDAKGYNKIMGVPITKTELVMKLQEMLGRVN from the coding sequence ATGATTCGTAAAGAACAGGTCCTGCAGGATGTAGTGATAAAATTTGCCGGTGATTCCGGAGACGGAATGCAGTTAACGGGCACTCAGTTCACTAACAACACTGCTTTGCTGGGCATTGACCTTGCCACTTTTCCTGATTTTCCGGCCGAAATACGTGCCCCCCAGGGAACCCTGCCTGGTGTAAGTGGTTACCAATTGCGGTTTTCGAGTGACCGGGTTTTTACTCCCGGCGATGAGTGTGATGTACTGGTAGCTATGAATGCCGCTGCGTTGAAGTCGAACCTGAAGGCCCTGAAAAAGGGTGGAAAGATAATAGCCAATACCGATGGTTTTGATATCAAGAACCTGCGTCTGGCCAATTATCCCGATGGTATTAACCCACTGGAAGATGGCAGCCTCGGCAATTATGAGGTCATTAAAATGGATGTGACCAAGATGACCCGGGAGGCGCTGAAAGAAATTACCATGGGTACGAAGGAGAAGGACCGTGCAAAGAACATGTTCGTGCTGGGTTTTCTGTACTGGATGTATAACCGGGATATGGACAATACCATCCAGTTCCTGAAAGATAAATTCGGCAAGAAGCCGGAGATCCTTGAAAGCAACATAAAGGTGTTACAGGCTGGTTATAATTTCGGCGATACTACCGAAACGTTCACTACCCGCTATAAAGTAGAGAAGGCCCGGATGGATACCGGTGAATACCGTTCCATTATGGGTAACCAGGCAGTGGCTTATGGTCTTATTGCCGCTTCGCAAAAAAGCGGTTTGCCTTTGTTCCTGGGTACTTATCCCATTACGCCGGCGTCAGACATCTTACATGAACTGAGCCGTCACAAAGGCTTTGGCATAAAAACCTTCCAGGCAGAAGATGAAATTGCCGGTATTTCTGCAGCCATTGGAGCTGCTTATGGCGGCAACCTGGGAGTTACCACTACTTCCGGTCCTGGTATGGCGTTGAAAGGCGAGGCGATGGGCCTGGCTGTAATGCTGGAGATTCCCCTTGTGATCTGCGATATTCAACGTGGCGGTCCCTCAACAGGGTTACCTACCAAAACAGAACAAAGCGATCTGTTACAAGCCTATTATGGCCGTAATGGCGAATGCCCCATGCCTATTGTATCAGCCAGCACACCAAGTGATTGTTTTGATGCCGTGTATGAAGCGGTGCGCATTGCGGTACAACATATGACGCCGGTGATTTTCCTGAGCGATGGGTATATTGCCAACGGTGCTGAACCCTGGCGTTTCCCCAAGAGCGCAGAGCTGGCTCCTATAACAGTTAAGTTCAAAACTGAGCTGGGACACGGTGAAGAGAAATTCCAGCCTTATTTGCGTGATGAAAAACTGGTGCGTCCCTGGGCTATTCCGGGTGTGCCTGGTTTGGAACACCGCATTGGTGGTTTGGAAAAACAAAACAATACCGGTAACGTAAGTTACGATCCTGAGAACCACCAGTTGATGGTGAAGATAAGACAGGAAAAAGTGGATAAGATAGCTGATTATATCCCTGAACAAACATTGGATAGCGGTCCTGAAAGCGGTAAGATCCTTGTATTGGGCTGGGGTAGTACTTATGGTGCTATTAAAAGTGCCGTTGCTGAATTGCAACAACAGGGTTATGCAGTTAGCCATGCGCATTTACGCTATGTGCGTCCTTTCCCTAAAAACCTGGGCGCCATACTCAAAAACTTTGAGCAGGTGCTGATCCCTGAGATCAATAACGGACAATTGATAAAGATCATTCGCGACCAGTATTTTGTTGATGCCAAAGGCTACAACAAGATCATGGGTGTGCCCATTACCAAAACCGAACTGGTAATGAAGCTGCAGGAAATGCTGGGCCGCGTGAACTAA
- a CDS encoding adenylate/guanylate cyclase domain-containing protein: protein MKAFGHHIVLKLGAISRYRIKLMLMTGLFWTIVDTGVYLYKFFRDHMDEAEQPFDIHTSAVLLLRTGLVFLICLTMAYLLIYQLKHLVRNLPLWLSLLVKCVLLVIAAFLLNYILHFTYIWLIEKEPLNTELGHHYYKTFQFGLFVSQWVRWLITFLVTILFIEVNEKYSPGVFFDILAGRYLTPKIETRTVIFVDLVDSTSIAEQLGHKKYFRFIRDFIYFISIALLENDGQIYQYVGDEVVASWTVKKQNANRKCLLALLECKRLLQRNKNYFKRQYGVVPEFRAGIHTGEVTIGEIGVIKKDLAMSGDTMNTAARLRSATSELNQQVITSKAFVSQTNLKNWQSVNLGLVDLKGKESAMELYALKF from the coding sequence ATGAAAGCATTTGGTCATCATATTGTGCTCAAACTAGGCGCCATCAGCAGGTACCGCATAAAGCTGATGCTGATGACCGGTTTATTCTGGACCATCGTAGACACAGGTGTTTATTTGTATAAATTCTTCCGTGACCATATGGACGAGGCGGAGCAACCGTTCGACATACATACTTCGGCGGTGCTGTTATTACGCACCGGGTTGGTTTTTTTGATTTGTCTTACTATGGCTTACCTGCTTATTTACCAGTTAAAACACCTGGTAAGAAATCTGCCCCTTTGGTTAAGTCTGCTCGTAAAATGCGTGCTGCTGGTAATAGCTGCTTTTTTATTGAACTATATTCTACACTTTACCTACATCTGGCTAATTGAAAAAGAGCCGCTCAATACCGAGCTAGGCCATCATTACTATAAAACATTTCAGTTTGGCCTTTTCGTCAGTCAATGGGTTCGGTGGTTGATCACCTTCCTGGTTACCATCCTGTTCATTGAAGTAAATGAAAAGTATTCGCCCGGTGTTTTTTTCGATATCCTGGCAGGCCGGTACTTAACACCCAAAATTGAAACCCGCACAGTTATCTTTGTCGACCTCGTTGATTCCACCAGTATTGCCGAACAACTGGGTCATAAAAAATACTTCCGCTTCATACGCGATTTCATCTACTTTATTTCGATAGCCTTGCTGGAAAACGATGGCCAGATCTATCAGTATGTGGGTGATGAAGTAGTGGCCTCCTGGACGGTTAAAAAACAAAACGCCAACAGAAAATGCCTGCTGGCGTTGCTGGAATGTAAAAGATTACTACAGCGCAACAAAAACTATTTTAAAAGACAATACGGAGTTGTACCCGAATTCAGAGCAGGCATTCATACCGGTGAAGTAACCATTGGCGAAATAGGCGTTATAAAAAAAGACCTGGCCATGAGTGGCGATACCATGAACACCGCGGCCCGCCTGCGTTCTGCCACCAGCGAACTGAATCAACAGGTAATCACTTCAAAAGCTTTTGTTTCCCAAACCAATTTAAAGAACTGGCAATCCGTTAACCTGGGCCTGGTTGATTTAAAGGGTAAAGAATCAGCAATGGAATTATATGCATTGAAGTTCTAA
- a CDS encoding Pycsar system effector family protein — translation MSTYNALLLDTESHVRALFKQHNHANLVFHNLQHTQNVVERAHEIAAHYKMPDKELLELFIAAWFHDTGHLISDPSNHEEKSVALMSEFMLSKTDDGEMVNKIAALIRITKFPPTPQTLQEQIICDADTYHFGLTEFKETNKAMKKELVLRNMNTMVMDWERNSLDLLAKHQFYTSYCIGLLQRGKDKNMRRLNKKINKRIEGLNVSETLLLPEKAKDPIAKQKNSLVGRGIQTMLRLTSGNHLELSRMADGKASILISVNAIIISVILSVLIRRIEVERHLTIPTFLFLASSLTTILIAIMATRPKVSTGSFSREDILHKNTNLLFFGNFYRSELSEYKWAMNTMMRDPDYLYSSLIMDIHQLGVVLARKYKLIRLAYTVFTIGLFLSVIAFIIAISVHTPTQPVINSSSVSPYSS, via the coding sequence ATGTCAACATATAATGCGCTGCTATTGGATACAGAAAGTCACGTAAGGGCGCTGTTTAAACAACACAACCACGCCAACCTGGTGTTTCATAACCTGCAACACACTCAAAATGTGGTAGAGCGCGCGCATGAAATTGCAGCTCACTACAAAATGCCCGACAAGGAGCTGCTTGAATTATTTATAGCAGCCTGGTTTCACGATACCGGTCACCTCATAAGCGACCCAAGCAACCACGAAGAAAAAAGCGTGGCCCTGATGTCAGAATTCATGCTGTCAAAAACCGATGATGGAGAAATGGTGAATAAGATAGCCGCCCTTATTCGCATCACCAAATTTCCGCCAACACCCCAAACGTTGCAGGAACAGATCATTTGCGATGCAGATACCTATCATTTCGGCCTTACCGAGTTTAAGGAAACCAACAAAGCCATGAAGAAGGAATTGGTTCTGCGTAATATGAATACCATGGTAATGGATTGGGAAAGGAACAGCCTCGATCTGCTGGCGAAACACCAGTTCTACACTTCCTATTGCATAGGCCTGTTGCAAAGGGGAAAGGACAAGAACATGCGCAGGCTCAATAAAAAAATAAACAAGCGTATAGAAGGCCTCAATGTAAGCGAAACCTTATTGCTGCCCGAAAAAGCAAAAGACCCCATAGCCAAACAAAAGAATTCGTTGGTTGGCAGAGGCATTCAAACCATGTTGCGGTTAACCTCGGGAAATCATTTGGAACTGAGCCGGATGGCCGATGGTAAAGCCAGTATTTTAATCAGTGTGAATGCCATTATTATTTCAGTGATCTTATCGGTGCTTATCCGCCGCATAGAAGTAGAAAGACATTTAACTATTCCTACATTTTTATTCCTGGCCTCTTCACTCACAACCATTCTCATTGCTATTATGGCTACGCGGCCCAAAGTATCTACAGGAAGTTTCAGCCGGGAAGATATTCTTCATAAAAACACCAACCTGTTGTTCTTTGGCAATTTTTACAGATCGGAATTAAGCGAGTATAAATGGGCCATGAATACCATGATGCGCGACCCCGATTATTTATACAGCTCATTAATAATGGATATTCATCAACTGGGCGTTGTACTGGCCCGTAAATACAAACTCATCAGGCTGGCCTATACCGTGTTTACGATCGGACTATTCCTCTCGGTAATTGCCTTTATAATTGCCATTTCGGTTCATACGCCCACGCAACCGGTAATAAATTCATCATCCGTTTCACCATACAGCTCGTGA
- a CDS encoding BamA/TamA family outer membrane protein, whose protein sequence is MKYLFALFMVSTGHVLLAQTNDSVASRIILVGDAGALVNGKHPVASAIKKYMHPDKKTTIVYLGDNLYQFGLPDEGNRNYNVSRSVLDSQMNVAANTPAHVYMIPGNHDWSNGRDYGWESLLRQEAYVNLMKEKNVEFIPKEGCPGPVEVEISKDVVMIVFDSQWFLHQKDKPGVEWDCPCKTQNEFMIQLSDMLRKNYNKLVIMACHHPFMSNGVHGGYYGLKQHIFPFTDMKKNLWIPLPVLGSIYPISRSVFGSPQDISYPAYTNMVNMIRAQTRLHPNIIYATGHDHSLQLLKDTSHYYIVSGAGCHTSRAEKSKNSLYINGDSLGFAVLEISKNKTVTCKFYTVDIDSETTRETYSKNIIDFSKPPTLREDTAKLQIPPYTDYYEAAAGLRYKKKATDLKRLVLGNNYRDVWGQPVKLKVFRIKEEHGGFKIKSMGGGKQTKSLTLEDKNGKEWALRTVEKDPEEALPENLRSTMASEIVQDMISAAQPYAPLPIASMAASEHIAHATPQFFLVPDDLAFGVYRPLFANKVCMLEPKDASWDGTDTKGSIKIFNEMTEDNNKRVIQTEVLKARLLDILVADWDRHMDQFKWGVRDTGQGKLYYPIPKDRDQAFFHSDGLLIAYLSRKRLPFLKGLTYKIHDINHLAVVSKDFDRLFLNDLDSKEWDSVTTVFRRQMTDTAIQKAVKQMPPEIYALDGKETADKLISRRNDLGKKSMKYYDFLAKQVTVLGSNKTELFKVYNEGKNVRVQVLAHEGKDSGFVMYDRLFDPAKTKEIRLYGLRGNDKFDISANVPNKTFLRVIGGKGDDTFHITGNIKNYLYDLNTEKNYVDKGSYTKNRFSSHPNVNDYDFTDQYQYNVFHFPRINLGYNADDGFMAGFGLWYRKYAFRKAPYSSEQRLSVLFATSQKAMQAKYRALFVDVLPKTDLVINAEIMNPALGNFFGFGNNTKVSQDSSIKYYRVRYKDIAGDFLFRYKVASVFSVFAGPSIYRYWNDQKNNENYILGKPSHVGLDSSDVYGVKAYAGGKAGFLINNLNNELFPTRGINWLTTFTQLQPLNKNSSPLTKLESDMTVYASMSFPAKWVTVLRLGGGHIYSNSLEYFQALTLGANNYLRGFRKNRFSGNSLAYGSLEFRVKLFDSKSYVLPGQVGLVAFNDVGRVWLKGEESHQWHYAYGGGFYYVPYNMVLVSATVGFSKEEHIVNFTLGTKLNLTF, encoded by the coding sequence ATGAAGTACTTGTTTGCTCTTTTTATGGTATCGACTGGCCATGTACTTTTAGCTCAAACAAATGACTCGGTAGCCTCACGGATTATTTTAGTTGGTGACGCCGGTGCATTGGTCAATGGCAAACATCCGGTTGCTTCAGCGATAAAAAAATACATGCACCCCGATAAAAAAACAACCATCGTTTACCTCGGCGATAACCTGTACCAGTTTGGTTTGCCTGATGAAGGCAACAGGAATTACAATGTATCAAGATCGGTGCTCGATTCGCAAATGAATGTAGCCGCCAATACCCCCGCCCATGTTTATATGATCCCCGGTAATCACGACTGGTCCAATGGCCGCGACTATGGCTGGGAAAGCCTGTTACGCCAGGAGGCCTATGTAAACCTGATGAAAGAAAAAAATGTTGAGTTTATTCCCAAAGAAGGTTGTCCCGGACCGGTAGAAGTGGAGATCAGTAAAGATGTGGTCATGATCGTTTTCGACAGCCAGTGGTTCCTGCACCAGAAAGATAAACCTGGCGTTGAATGGGATTGCCCCTGTAAAACCCAGAACGAATTTATGATTCAGCTGTCTGATATGTTACGCAAAAACTACAACAAGCTGGTGATCATGGCCTGCCACCATCCCTTTATGAGTAATGGCGTGCATGGCGGGTATTATGGTTTAAAACAACACATCTTTCCCTTTACCGATATGAAAAAGAACCTGTGGATACCCTTGCCGGTATTAGGTTCTATTTATCCCATCAGCCGTAGTGTGTTTGGCAGTCCGCAGGATATCAGCTATCCCGCTTATACCAATATGGTGAACATGATCAGGGCCCAAACAAGATTACATCCCAACATTATCTATGCAACCGGCCACGACCATAGCTTACAATTACTCAAAGATACCAGCCACTATTATATTGTGAGTGGGGCAGGTTGTCATACCAGCCGGGCTGAAAAAAGTAAGAACTCCCTGTATATAAATGGTGATTCATTAGGTTTTGCCGTGCTGGAGATTTCAAAAAACAAAACGGTGACCTGCAAATTCTACACGGTAGATATTGACTCAGAAACAACCAGAGAAACCTATTCAAAAAACATCATCGACTTTTCAAAACCACCCACCCTCAGGGAAGACACCGCTAAATTACAAATACCACCCTACACGGATTATTATGAAGCCGCTGCTGGCTTACGCTATAAAAAAAAGGCAACAGACCTGAAAAGGCTGGTGCTCGGTAACAATTATCGCGACGTTTGGGGGCAACCGGTGAAACTAAAAGTATTCCGCATTAAAGAAGAACACGGCGGCTTTAAGATAAAGAGCATGGGCGGCGGAAAACAAACCAAATCGCTTACCCTCGAAGATAAAAATGGAAAGGAGTGGGCCTTACGTACTGTAGAAAAAGACCCCGAAGAAGCGTTGCCCGAAAACCTGCGTAGCACCATGGCGTCAGAAATTGTGCAGGATATGATCTCGGCTGCCCAACCCTATGCACCATTACCCATTGCATCAATGGCTGCTTCAGAACATATAGCACATGCCACGCCCCAGTTTTTCCTGGTGCCCGACGACCTGGCCTTTGGCGTTTACCGGCCCTTGTTTGCCAATAAGGTTTGTATGCTGGAACCCAAAGATGCCAGCTGGGATGGCACCGATACCAAGGGCTCCATAAAAATTTTCAATGAAATGACCGAAGACAATAATAAACGGGTTATACAAACCGAAGTATTGAAAGCCCGCCTGCTCGATATTTTAGTAGCCGACTGGGACCGCCATATGGACCAGTTTAAATGGGGCGTACGCGATACCGGCCAGGGCAAATTATATTATCCTATTCCCAAAGACCGTGACCAGGCCTTCTTTCATTCAGATGGTTTATTAATAGCTTATTTATCCCGCAAGCGGCTCCCCTTCTTAAAAGGATTAACATATAAGATACATGATATAAACCACCTGGCAGTGGTGTCAAAAGATTTTGACCGCCTGTTCCTGAACGATCTTGACAGCAAAGAATGGGATTCGGTGACCACTGTTTTCAGACGCCAGATGACAGATACTGCTATTCAAAAAGCAGTGAAACAAATGCCGCCGGAGATCTATGCCCTCGATGGTAAAGAAACAGCCGATAAACTCATCAGCCGGCGCAACGACCTGGGAAAAAAATCAATGAAATATTACGATTTCCTGGCCAAACAGGTGACCGTATTAGGCAGCAATAAAACAGAACTATTTAAAGTATACAACGAAGGAAAAAATGTACGCGTGCAGGTACTGGCGCATGAAGGAAAAGATTCAGGCTTTGTGATGTACGACCGCCTGTTCGATCCCGCAAAAACAAAAGAAATAAGGTTATACGGTTTGCGCGGCAATGACAAGTTCGATATCTCGGCCAACGTTCCCAACAAAACATTTTTACGTGTAATAGGTGGCAAAGGCGATGATACCTTTCATATAACCGGTAATATTAAAAATTACCTGTACGACCTTAATACAGAAAAGAATTATGTTGACAAAGGAAGCTATACCAAAAACCGCTTCAGCAGCCATCCCAATGTGAATGATTATGATTTTACCGATCAATACCAGTACAACGTTTTCCATTTTCCCCGCATCAACCTTGGCTACAATGCGGATGATGGATTTATGGCCGGCTTTGGCTTATGGTATCGCAAATATGCCTTCCGTAAAGCGCCCTACTCTTCTGAACAACGGCTTTCTGTATTGTTTGCAACCAGTCAAAAGGCCATGCAGGCAAAATACAGGGCGTTGTTTGTAGATGTATTGCCAAAAACAGATCTGGTGATCAATGCCGAAATAATGAACCCCGCGCTGGGCAATTTCTTTGGCTTTGGCAACAATACAAAGGTCAGCCAGGATTCAAGCATAAAATATTACCGCGTACGGTATAAAGACATAGCAGGCGATTTTTTATTCAGGTATAAAGTGGCTTCTGTGTTCAGCGTATTCGCCGGCCCTTCCATCTATCGTTACTGGAACGATCAGAAGAACAACGAAAATTACATCCTGGGTAAACCCTCGCATGTTGGGCTCGATTCAAGCGATGTGTATGGAGTGAAGGCCTATGCAGGCGGCAAAGCCGGGTTCCTGATCAACAACCTGAACAATGAATTATTCCCTACCCGGGGTATCAACTGGCTCACCACCTTTACCCAACTGCAACCGCTTAATAAAAACAGTTCGCCCCTCACCAAGCTGGAATCAGACATGACCGTTTATGCAAGTATGAGCTTTCCGGCAAAATGGGTTACCGTTTTACGGTTAGGCGGCGGCCACATATACAGTAACAGCCTGGAATATTTTCAGGCGCTTACGCTGGGCGCCAACAACTATTTACGCGGCTTTAGAAAGAACCGGTTCTCCGGTAACTCCCTGGCCTATGGCAGCCTGGAGTTTCGCGTAAAACTGTTCGATAGTAAATCGTATGTGCTGCCGGGTCAGGTTGGCCTGGTGGCGTTTAACGACGTGGGCCGGGTTTGGTTAAAGGGTGAAGAAAGCCACCAATGGCATTATGCTTATGGGGGCGGTTTTTATTATGTACCCTATAATATGGTGCTGGTGTCTGCTACCGTGGGTTTTTCAAAAGAAGAACACATCGTGAATTTCACCCTGGGCACCAAATTGAACTTAACATTTTAA
- a CDS encoding SdiA-regulated domain-containing protein encodes MLYRSTCLLCLFIATINSHCSSSASGDPVYKSPDGYDLNKPFLLKLPVELDEISGVAFYAKDTSVFAVGDEFGWLYKVPLTGGKPIRKWKFSGDGDYEDLVMIDKVFYVLQSDGDITAFTFDDHNQILSQEIEFPSKGNEFEILYYDPHLFKLTMICKDCEIDKKKALTAFNFNLLNKHFDDSASINVTAIASMIGEKKMKFKPSAAAINPVTDELFILSSINKLLVIADRKGNPKQAYPLDEGVFKQPEGITFSPQGDMLISNESAKSGVANILFFKYNKKAKS; translated from the coding sequence ATGCTTTACAGATCCACGTGCTTATTATGCCTGTTCATTGCTACCATCAACAGCCATTGCTCTTCATCAGCCAGTGGCGATCCTGTATATAAAAGTCCCGATGGCTACGACCTCAACAAACCTTTCTTATTAAAACTACCCGTAGAGCTGGATGAAATTTCAGGAGTGGCCTTCTATGCAAAAGACACCAGTGTGTTTGCCGTGGGGGATGAATTCGGCTGGCTGTATAAGGTGCCTTTAACGGGCGGCAAACCTATTCGTAAATGGAAGTTTTCGGGAGACGGGGATTATGAAGACCTGGTAATGATTGACAAGGTCTTTTATGTACTGCAAAGCGATGGCGACATAACCGCCTTCACTTTCGACGATCATAACCAGATCTTGTCGCAGGAGATAGAATTTCCATCGAAGGGGAACGAATTCGAGATCCTGTACTACGATCCGCACCTGTTTAAACTCACTATGATTTGCAAGGACTGTGAGATCGACAAAAAGAAGGCATTGACCGCTTTCAACTTCAACCTGCTTAACAAACATTTTGACGACTCCGCTTCTATCAACGTAACGGCCATTGCCAGCATGATAGGAGAAAAAAAGATGAAGTTCAAACCCTCTGCCGCAGCTATTAACCCCGTTACAGATGAGTTGTTCATTCTATCGTCTATCAATAAGCTGTTAGTGATAGCCGATCGTAAGGGCAACCCCAAACAAGCTTATCCGCTGGATGAAGGGGTTTTTAAACAACCGGAAGGAATTACTTTTTCCCCACAGGGAGATATGCTCATTTCAAACGAATCGGCAAAAAGCGGCGTAGCTAACATCCTATTTTTTAAATATAACAAGAAAGCGAAATCATGA
- the nth gene encoding endonuclease III encodes MTRKQRYQFVIDYFLHHAPDAETELLYDNPYQLLVAVILSAQCTDKRVNMTTPAIFEKYPDAASLSKATFDELFPLIRSISYPNNKTKHLIGMAQKLQTEFNGEVPLTVDELVTLPGVGRKTANVITSVVDQQPNMAVDTHVFRVAARIGLTLNAKTPLAAEKQLIAQIPKELIHIAHHWLILHGRYVCVARNPKCDKCGITEVCKYYQKEVKPKK; translated from the coding sequence ATGACAAGAAAACAACGTTACCAGTTTGTAATCGACTATTTTTTGCATCATGCACCCGATGCGGAAACTGAGTTGCTGTATGATAATCCCTACCAGTTACTGGTGGCGGTAATCTTGTCGGCACAGTGTACCGACAAACGGGTTAACATGACTACACCGGCTATTTTTGAGAAATACCCGGACGCGGCCAGTTTGTCAAAAGCCACTTTTGATGAACTGTTCCCGTTAATAAGAAGTATCTCATACCCCAACAACAAAACCAAACACCTGATTGGGATGGCCCAAAAGCTCCAAACGGAGTTTAATGGCGAAGTCCCGCTCACGGTTGATGAGCTGGTTACGCTCCCCGGCGTAGGCAGAAAAACGGCTAATGTCATTACCTCGGTAGTTGACCAGCAGCCCAATATGGCGGTAGATACCCACGTCTTCCGGGTAGCAGCACGCATTGGCCTCACCCTGAACGCCAAAACGCCCCTGGCTGCCGAAAAGCAACTCATCGCACAAATCCCCAAAGAACTGATCCATATCGCCCACCACTGGCTTATTTTACATGGCCGCTACGTTTGTGTTGCCCGTAATCCCAAATGCGACAAATGCGGCATTACCGAAGTTTGTAAGTATTATCAGAAAGAAGTTAAACCGAAGAAGTAA
- a CDS encoding FtsB family cell division protein yields MKLLKNIPAWLKNKYILTTLVFTVWLLFFDDRDIITTHFKYRNELKQLEQSRDYYLQQIDTTKKELEGLKQSPEKLEKYAREKYLMKRDNEDLFISPE; encoded by the coding sequence ATGAAGCTTCTCAAAAACATACCCGCCTGGCTTAAAAACAAATACATACTCACCACCCTGGTGTTTACAGTATGGCTGTTGTTCTTCGACGACCGCGATATTATTACCACCCACTTCAAGTACCGCAACGAGCTGAAGCAACTGGAACAAAGCCGGGATTACTACCTCCAACAGATAGATACTACTAAAAAGGAACTGGAAGGCCTTAAGCAGAGCCCCGAAAAGCTCGAAAAATACGCCCGCGAAAAGTACCTCATGAAACGGGACAATGAAGATTTGTTCATATCACCTGAATAA